A portion of the Hymenobacter gelipurpurascens genome contains these proteins:
- the ytxJ gene encoding bacillithiol system redox-active protein YtxJ, translating into MTPWQPLTQSEQLTDIVQESFEQPIIIFKHSTTCSISAAAKAKLERQWSEAGLETAKLYYLDLLRFRPISNEIAEKFGIRHESPQLLVIQNGECRHDASHMSIRLSDVKQVVAS; encoded by the coding sequence ATGACGCCCTGGCAGCCCCTCACCCAATCCGAACAACTCACGGACATCGTCCAGGAGTCTTTTGAGCAGCCCATTATCATCTTCAAGCACAGCACCACCTGCTCTATCAGTGCCGCTGCCAAAGCCAAGCTGGAGCGCCAGTGGAGTGAGGCAGGCCTCGAAACGGCCAAGCTGTACTACCTCGATCTGCTGCGCTTTCGGCCCATTTCCAACGAAATAGCCGAGAAATTCGGCATCCGTCATGAGTCGCCCCAGCTGCTCGTGATTCAGAACGGGGAGTGCCGGCACGACGCCTCCCACATGAGCATCCGACTCAGTGATGTGAAGCAGGTAGTGGCCAGCTAA